Proteins from a genomic interval of Geotrypetes seraphini chromosome 7, aGeoSer1.1, whole genome shotgun sequence:
- the NINJ2 gene encoding ninjurin-2 gives MGSARDTIDLQTGNPGSRMNLPININHYATKKSLAESMLDVALFMANATQLKAVLEQGPSFQYYATLITLISISLFFQLVIGILLIVIARINLNEVSNQPRLNILNNIATALVFITVVINIFITAFGVQKTGLYPRGYTAHRP, from the exons ACAGGAAACCCTGGATCAAGAATGAACCTACCAATCAATATCAACCACTATGCAACAAAGAAGAGCTTAGCAGAGAGCATGCTGGATGTGGCCCTTTTTATGGCCAATGCTACACAGCTGAAAGCTGTGCTTGAGCAGGGGCCCTCGTTCCAGTACTATGCAACCCTTATCACTTTGATCAGCATCTCCCTCTTCTTTCAGCTGGTCATTGGAATCCTGCTGATTGTCATCG CTCGAATAAATCTAAATGAAGTTTCGAATCAACCACGTCTCAACATACTCAACAATATCGCCACAGCCTTGGTGTTCATCACCGTTGTTATCAACATTTTCATCACAGCATTTGGGGTGCAGAAAACAGGGTTGTATCCTAGAGGATATACAGCTCACAGACCCTAG